A window from Blastocatellia bacterium encodes these proteins:
- a CDS encoding alpha-ketoacid dehydrogenase subunit beta produces MAVLTYLEAIRQGLWEEMERDERVFLLGEDIGVYGGAFKVTEGFLEHFGEERVIDTPISEAAIVGAAIGAALLGMRPVAEMQFIDFISCAFDQITNMAAKSRYRWGAGVPIVVRGPCGGGVHGGPFHSQNVEAYFFHTPGLKIVEPATAYDAKGLIKAAIRDEDPVLYFEHKYLYRRIKEEVPEEDYIVPIGKAAIRRPGKDLTIISYGWMLHKSLDAAHQLAAEGIDAEVIDLRTLLPLDDETILSSAAKTGKVLIVHEDTRTGGIAGEIALRITERVFEYLDGPILRVTAPDTPVPYSPPLEEFFLPQVEEIVAAARWLALY; encoded by the coding sequence ATGGCGGTTCTCACGTATCTGGAAGCGATTCGTCAAGGGCTATGGGAAGAGATGGAACGGGACGAACGGGTATTTCTCCTCGGCGAGGATATTGGGGTCTACGGTGGTGCGTTCAAGGTGACCGAGGGATTCCTTGAGCATTTTGGAGAGGAACGGGTCATAGACACGCCCATCTCGGAAGCTGCCATCGTCGGAGCTGCCATTGGCGCAGCTCTTCTCGGAATGCGTCCTGTTGCGGAGATGCAATTCATTGACTTTATTTCCTGCGCCTTCGATCAGATTACCAACATGGCGGCGAAGTCACGCTACCGTTGGGGTGCTGGTGTTCCCATCGTTGTCCGCGGTCCCTGCGGTGGTGGCGTCCATGGGGGTCCCTTTCACTCGCAGAACGTGGAAGCCTATTTCTTCCATACGCCTGGCCTGAAGATTGTTGAACCGGCGACGGCGTATGATGCAAAGGGTTTGATCAAGGCGGCCATCCGGGATGAAGATCCCGTCCTTTACTTTGAGCACAAATACCTCTACCGAAGGATCAAAGAAGAGGTTCCCGAAGAGGACTATATCGTCCCGATCGGTAAAGCGGCGATTCGGAGGCCGGGAAAGGACCTGACGATCATCAGCTACGGCTGGATGCTCCACAAATCATTGGACGCGGCCCATCAGCTTGCTGCTGAGGGAATAGATGCAGAAGTCATTGATCTCAGAACGCTCCTTCCTTTGGATGACGAAACCATCCTGTCATCGGCAGCGAAGACGGGAAAGGTTCTCATTGTCCATGAAGACACACGAACCGGCGGCATTGCTGGAGAGATTGCCCTACGCATCACGGAGCGCGTATTCGAGTATCTTGATGGCCCTATTCTCCGCGTCACCGCTCCGGATACTCCCGTTCCGTACAGCCCTCCGTTGGAGGAGTTCTTC